The following are encoded together in the Flavihumibacter fluvii genome:
- a CDS encoding POTRA domain-containing protein, whose translation MVRCALYAQNLDITPLINDPVKLSLAETTLKTSLDSGRSPFIISNIFISGNDKTKDFVIKRELPFLEGDSIALSELVEKFRIGKQQLINTRLFNEVVISLKSFRGYLVDVQVDVKERWYIFPIPYIKPVDRNLQVWASQGYSLSRLNFGAKFTYYNTTGRNDRLRLWLITGYSRQIQASYDQPFADKSLKNGYGINFNYAAQKEVNPLTINNQQFFLKADSIPKAGKFLQEVWGGSLQYTYRPGLKTRYLFKVGYIYSQVDSAVLDVNPTYLTNSGKAKVGFPEFTYTVTYLNVDYAAYPQRGLIGEATLYKSGLGKDMNMWSLILKGVKAWDLKWKSSFSIQANGLVRLPFEQPFVNQRLFGYGDFYLRGLEKYVVDGVAGVIVRNTARRELFKYNVSLPVRSRSHDIVPFRFYAKTYADFGYSYNKNSAGNSFANRFLYTAGAGMDIVTLYDIVLRFEYSINQFGQKGLYFHFKNDF comes from the coding sequence TGTGCACTTTATGCACAGAATTTAGATATTACACCTCTGATCAATGACCCGGTGAAACTGTCGCTGGCTGAAACCACGTTAAAAACTTCCCTGGACTCTGGCCGCAGTCCATTTATCATCAGCAATATCTTCATCTCCGGTAATGATAAAACAAAAGACTTTGTCATCAAAAGGGAGCTTCCGTTCCTGGAAGGCGATTCCATAGCACTTTCAGAATTGGTGGAAAAATTCAGGATCGGCAAACAGCAACTGATCAATACCCGCCTTTTTAATGAGGTAGTTATTTCCCTTAAAAGTTTCAGGGGCTACCTGGTGGATGTCCAGGTAGACGTTAAAGAGCGCTGGTATATTTTTCCGATACCTTATATAAAGCCGGTAGACCGGAACCTGCAAGTATGGGCATCACAAGGATATAGTCTTTCCCGCCTTAATTTTGGTGCAAAATTCACCTATTATAACACCACCGGAAGAAATGACCGCCTGAGACTTTGGCTTATAACCGGGTATTCCCGCCAGATCCAGGCTTCCTATGACCAGCCATTTGCCGATAAATCCCTGAAAAACGGCTATGGCATTAATTTCAACTATGCAGCACAGAAAGAGGTCAATCCGTTGACTATCAATAATCAGCAATTTTTCCTGAAGGCTGATTCCATCCCTAAAGCGGGCAAGTTCTTGCAGGAAGTATGGGGTGGTTCCCTGCAATACACCTATCGTCCAGGATTAAAGACCCGGTATCTGTTTAAGGTGGGGTACATTTATAGTCAGGTGGATAGTGCTGTCCTGGATGTGAATCCAACATACCTCACCAATTCGGGCAAAGCAAAAGTCGGCTTCCCGGAGTTTACCTATACAGTCACCTATCTAAATGTTGATTATGCGGCATATCCGCAGCGGGGTTTAATTGGAGAGGCAACCCTGTATAAGTCTGGCTTGGGTAAGGATATGAATATGTGGTCCCTGATCCTGAAAGGTGTGAAAGCATGGGACCTGAAATGGAAGAGCTCTTTTTCCATCCAGGCAAATGGACTTGTCAGGCTACCCTTTGAGCAGCCTTTTGTGAATCAACGGTTATTTGGATACGGAGACTTCTATTTACGCGGGTTGGAAAAATATGTAGTAGATGGCGTGGCGGGGGTAATAGTCAGAAACACGGCCAGGCGTGAACTTTTTAAGTACAATGTAAGTCTCCCGGTAAGAAGCAGGAGCCATGATATTGTCCCATTCAGGTTTTATGCAAAAACTTATGCAGATTTCGGCTATTCATACAATAAGAACAGTGCAGGTAATTCATTCGCAAACCGGTTTTTATATACTGCTGGCGCGGGTATGGATATAGTAACCCTGTATGATA